TCCACCTCGGTCAGGCGCCGCTGCTCTTTCTGGGAGAGCCCCGGCTTTTTGGGCTTGTCGGCGGTCGGGCGGGCGGTGGCTCGGGTTCCCTCGATTTTGGGCGGGGCCTGCTCTGCGGCTCGGGCCTCCCGCAGGCTCCGCACCGTGGTGGGGGCCCCCTCATAGAGTTCCCAACGGGGGCTGCCGGTGGGGTTCCAGGCCAAGGTATGGGTGGCCACCTGATCGAGGAAAAAGCGGTCGTGGCTTACCAGCACCAGGGTGCCGCCAAAGTCAGAGAGGGCCTCTTCCAAATTCTGAAGGGTCGGAATGTCGAGATCGTTGGTGGGTTCGTCCAGCACCAGCAGATCGGCGGGGTTCAGCATCGCCTTGGCCATGAGCAGCCGGTTCCGTTCTCCGCCGCTGAGGGTGGAGGCGGGCCGGGCCTGCTGATCCACCGGGAATCCGAAGCGGGTGAGGTAGACGTGGGCGAGCATGGTGCCGTTGCCCGTATCCACGACGGCGGCCCTGTCTGCCAGGTTGTCCAGGATGCTGCGCTGACCATCCAGTTCGCCGCGTCCCTGGGAGATGGCCGTCACGGCGAATTTGGGGTGGCGCACCACAGAACCAGCGGTGGGTTCCAACTCGCCGAGGAGCACCTTCAAGAGGGTGGACTTCCCACAGCCATTGGGCCCCAGCAGGGCGATGCGCATGCCGCGCTGCAGGCTGAGGTCCAGATGACCCAGCAGCTCCGGGCCGTTCGGGTAGGCGAAGCAAACGCCTTCCGCACGCACCAGGGCGTCGCTGCGGTTGTCGCCTTTTGAGAACGTGAGGCCCTGGCGGATCTCCTGCCGGGTGCGGTCGGTGACGGTGTCCTTGAGGTCGAGAACTTCCTGGATCCGGAGTTTGGATTTGCGCGTTCGGGCCTTGGCGCCACGGCGCAGCCAGGCCATTTCTCGACGCAGGCGGTTCTGCATGTGCTCGTTGAGCCGCGCCTCGCGGAACTCTCGATCAGACTTCTCCAACAGGTAGTCGCTGTAGCCGCCCTCATAGCTGCGAAGCGCACCATCCTCCAGTTCCAGCATCCTGGAAACGACCGCATCCAGCAGGTGGCGGTCGTGGGTGATGAGGAGGAGGGCGCCCTCAAACCCTGCCAGCCATGCCTCCAGGCGCTCCACCTGCTCAGGGTCCAGGTGGTTGGTGGGTTCATCCAACACCAGCACATCGGGCTCCTTGAGCCAGGCCTGGGCGAGGGCCACGCGTTTCCGCCAGCCGCCGGAGAGGGATTCCACTTCGGCATCCAGGTCGGTCAGGCCCCAGACGGTGGCGGCCGCCTTGAGCCGCGGTGCCAGGTCCCAGCCCCAGTGGTGTAACAAATGCTCCACATTTTGCAATTCGTCAAAGAGGCGCGCCTCCGCGGCCCCGGCCGATCCATGGAGGACCTCGTGGATCTCCTGATGCCGGGCGAGGAGGGCGGCGTGGTCCGAGAGCGACGCCTCCAAAGCCTGGCGGATGCTGGCACCAGGCGCGAAATGGGGCTCCTGGCTGAGGCGCGCGACGCGCAGACCCTGGGTGATCACCACCTCGCCTGAATCGGGAATCTCGTCACCGGTGAGCAGGCGGAAGAGCGTGCTTTTCCCAGCGCCGTTGCGGCCGATGAGGCCCACCTTCTCGCCCTGGAAGAGCCCGAAACTCAATCCGTCCAGGATGGCTGTCGCGCCATAGCGTTTCGTGACATTGATCAAACTCAGGGCGATGGAAGGCAAGAATGGCTCCTCGGACCTTCCAGATTCCCATGAATGGGTTGATCCTTGGCCCGAAAGTCTTCCGAGGCACCCATGTCACTTCAAGAAGAACTCCAGATGTCCATCCTGCCCCCGCCGGGAGTGCAGCTCATGCTTCAGCTGATGCTGACGCGGGAGGCGGTGATCCGCGTCCAGGAGCGGCTGTTCGAGGCCCACGGCCTGACCATCCAGCAGTACAACGTCCTGCGCATCGTCCGTGGTGGCCCCACCAAGGGCCACCCCATTTATGAGATCGAGCGGCGCATGATCTACCGCTTCGCCAACGTGACGCGTCTGGTGGACCGCCTGGAACTGCAGGGGCTCCTGAAGCGCGTGGCCGATCCCAAGGATCGGCGCGTGAGCCGAGTGGTCATCACGCCGAAAGGTCGTCGGCTCATGGAGCGGCTGGATGTGCCGGTGCAGCAGATGGCCACACGTCTCACCAGCTGCTGCGATGAAGCGGAATGCCTGGCCATGTCGAACCAGCTGGAACGACTGCGGGAGCACTGCTCCCAGCAGGAAACCGT
This sequence is a window from Geothrix sp. PMB-07. Protein-coding genes within it:
- a CDS encoding ABC-F family ATP-binding cassette domain-containing protein, whose translation is MPSIALSLINVTKRYGATAILDGLSFGLFQGEKVGLIGRNGAGKSTLFRLLTGDEIPDSGEVVITQGLRVARLSQEPHFAPGASIRQALEASLSDHAALLARHQEIHEVLHGSAGAAEARLFDELQNVEHLLHHWGWDLAPRLKAAATVWGLTDLDAEVESLSGGWRKRVALAQAWLKEPDVLVLDEPTNHLDPEQVERLEAWLAGFEGALLLITHDRHLLDAVVSRMLELEDGALRSYEGGYSDYLLEKSDREFREARLNEHMQNRLRREMAWLRRGAKARTRKSKLRIQEVLDLKDTVTDRTRQEIRQGLTFSKGDNRSDALVRAEGVCFAYPNGPELLGHLDLSLQRGMRIALLGPNGCGKSTLLKVLLGELEPTAGSVVRHPKFAVTAISQGRGELDGQRSILDNLADRAAVVDTGNGTMLAHVYLTRFGFPVDQQARPASTLSGGERNRLLMAKAMLNPADLLVLDEPTNDLDIPTLQNLEEALSDFGGTLVLVSHDRFFLDQVATHTLAWNPTGSPRWELYEGAPTTVRSLREARAAEQAPPKIEGTRATARPTADKPKKPGLSQKEQRRLTEVEQNLETLHRQLAELDGTLANPSAFLRPDSPGHQALKDRDRIQSELELLEAEWLELEEKRSGD
- a CDS encoding MarR family winged helix-turn-helix transcriptional regulator, which encodes MSLQEELQMSILPPPGVQLMLQLMLTREAVIRVQERLFEAHGLTIQQYNVLRIVRGGPTKGHPIYEIERRMIYRFANVTRLVDRLELQGLLKRVADPKDRRVSRVVITPKGRRLMERLDVPVQQMATRLTSCCDEAECLAMSNQLERLREHCSQQETVQEELVGAIN